The Proteiniborus sp. DW1 DNA window TAATCCATTTTTTAAGTCCTTCAAGCTCATAATTCCACCTCCATAATTGTAAATCTATTTTACAAAATTTCTATTAAAAACATCTATTGCGATATTGACACCATTTGATACGGCATTTGAAGTTATTGTAGCTCCAGAAATTGCTTGAATCTCAGTATCATTAGGTGCTGATTTTACCACAGATATATTTGAAGATACTGATTTTCCTGTAAATTGATTTTGGAAATCAGGTTTAGTTGAATTGGCACCAAGACCTGGAGTCTCAGAATGACTAACAACTTTCATGCCTGTAATTTGTCCTTCTACAGATATACCTGTTATTATTTCTATATCCCCACCATATCCTGAAGCAATAGTTTTAATAGTGTATCCTACTAATTCATCAACTGAATTTTTGCCAATATAGACCTCTTTAACTCTGTTGTTTTCAGCTACTATTGCATTAAATTCGTTTTCTTCTAGGGGTGTAAATTTTTCAGCAGAAGGTAATACCTCTTGTCTTGCTTTATTGCTCTCCTCTTCCTGAACCTGTGCAATTATATCACTTGTAACTTCATTTGCAAATCCTAGAAGTGCAGCAGCTATTGCCGTTATAATAAAAAGAATTAATCCAAGTTTAATGATCTCACGCATTTTGCTTCACCTCCCCAAATACTTTTGGGCTAGTATATTTATCTATTAATGGTGCTGTCACATTCATCAAAAGAATTGAATAGGATACTCCTTCTGGATATCCTCCTTTAAGCCTAATTACAGCAGTTAAAATGCCTGCACCAATTCCAAATATAATTTGACCCTTTTTAGTAACTGGCGAAGATGCATAATCTGTTGCCATGAAAAATGCTCCTAGCATTAGTCCTCCTGCTAATAGGTGATAAATAGTGTTTTCCACTCCACCACCAAAAATTAATATCATTACACCTACTGTTCCTATATAGGTGAAAGGTATCCTCCAGCTAATAACTCCTCTATATAATAAATATAGCCCTCCAATAATTAATAATAGAGCGGAAGTCTCTCCTAAACTACCACCTATATTTCCAATAAACATATCAAGTAATGAAGGTAGTGTTTCTGTTGCTTGTGCTGCAGTTGCTCCCGTTGAAGCTGAAGCAGCACCAGTCGTAGCTTCTACTGCTTTAATCTTTAGTATGGCTAATGGCGTAGCAGTACTTACAGCATCAACTCCTGGTTTGACCCAATCTGTCATTATTGTAGGCCAAGACGCTAAGAGCATCGCTCTTGCAGCTAATGCAGGATTCATAAAATTATGTCCTAACCCACCAAAAAACTGCTTTACTATTGCAATTGCAAATGCAGAACCTATAACTGGTATCCACCATGGTGCTGAAGCAGGAATATTAAAAGCTAATAATAACCCAGTCACTACTGCACTTAAATCATTTATAGTAACAGGTTTCCTTCTTGCTTTCTGAAATATTGCTTCTGTTATTACTGCTGATAATATAGAAAGAACTATTAACTTAAAAGCGTTAAATCTAAAAAAGTATATGCTGGCTAATGTAGCAGGAAGAAGTGCTATTATTACATCCAACATTATTCTTGAAATAGTTTCATCCGACCTTATATGTGGAGAAGATGAAGCTATTAATTTGTTTTCCATTACTATCCCCCCAATCAATTAGCTTTTCTTTCTTTTTGCTAATACTTCTCTTTTTGCTACTCTTATAGATTGTAATAGTGGTCTCTTAGATGGACAAATAAAAGAGCAAGAACCACATTCTATACAGTCTAGTACATGATATTTTTGTGTGTCATCATATTTACCCTTTAAGGACAACTGACTAATAAATAATGGTTGTAGATTTACTGGACAAATATCTACACATTTTCCACATCTAATACATGGATTTGGCTCTGGGATTCTAGCTTCTTTTTCATTTAGCACTAATATACCTGATGTTCCTTTTATAACAGGAACTTCATCAGTGAATTGAGCTAGTCCCATCATTGGCCCTCCCATTATTATTTTCCCCGGAGTTTCCTTGGAACCACCACACTGGTTAATAATATCCTTAAATGGAGTTCCTATCTTTACTAGAAGGTTTTTAGGTGTGTTTATAGCACTACCTGTTACAGTAACTACTCTCTCCACTAAAGGCACCCCAGTTTGTATTGCATTAGCAACTGCATAAGCAGTCCCTACATTATTTACTATAATACCTACATCCATGGGAAGTCCACCAGATGGCACTACCCTGCCAGTCACTGCATTTATTAATCTTTTTTCATCCCCTTGAGGATATTTAGCTACGAGAGCCACTACCTCAATGTTAGTTTCATTTTCGGCTGCTTTAATCATAGCCTTAATAGCATCAGGCTTGTTATTTTCTATTCCTATATATCCTTTATTCACTCCTACAGCTTTCATTAATGCCTTAAGCCCATAAATTACTTTTTCTGGCTGCTCTAACATAAGCCTATGATCAGCTGTTAAAAAGGGTTCACATTCAGCCCCATTAAGAATGATTGCATCTATCTTCTTATCTGGTGGAGGAGAAAGTTTCACATGTGTTGGAAAACCTGCACCACCTTGTCCTGTTATACCAGCTTCTTTAATAATACCGATAATCTCTTCCTTACTAAGTTGTTCTATGTCTCCCTTTGGTGTAACGTTTTCATAAATCTCACTTACTCCATCAGATTCTATAACTACACACATGATTCCACTTCCAGTTGGAGTATCCATAGGGGAAACTTTTTTTACTGTTCCTGAAACACTTGAGTGAACAGGTGCACTGACAAATGCTTTAGACTCACCTATTTTTTGTCCAATCTTAACCCTGTCACCTACTTTTACAATAGGTTCACATGGAGCACCTATGTGCTGTTGCATTGGAATAATAACTACCTTTGGTTCTTCAGCTTTTTCAATCTCAGCTTTTTCTGAGTACCCTTTATAATGTGGAGGATGTATTCCCCCTTTAAAGGTAAAGCATCTAAGATTCATACCTTTCACCTCTTGCTAGTTAATTTTATATGATAATTATAATACAAGATAATTTATTCTATTCTTGTATACAAAATCCCTCCATTGACAAGAAATAAACAATATTAATAGCTGCCTTATCTGTCTTTTGCAAG harbors:
- a CDS encoding RnfABCDGE type electron transport complex subunit G; translated protein: MREIIKLGLILFIITAIAAALLGFANEVTSDIIAQVQEEESNKARQEVLPSAEKFTPLEENEFNAIVAENNRVKEVYIGKNSVDELVGYTIKTIASGYGGDIEIITGISVEGQITGMKVVSHSETPGLGANSTKPDFQNQFTGKSVSSNISVVKSAPNDTEIQAISGATITSNAVSNGVNIAIDVFNRNFVK
- a CDS encoding RnfABCDGE type electron transport complex subunit D, whose amino-acid sequence is MENKLIASSSPHIRSDETISRIMLDVIIALLPATLASIYFFRFNAFKLIVLSILSAVITEAIFQKARRKPVTINDLSAVVTGLLLAFNIPASAPWWIPVIGSAFAIAIVKQFFGGLGHNFMNPALAARAMLLASWPTIMTDWVKPGVDAVSTATPLAILKIKAVEATTGAASASTGATAAQATETLPSLLDMFIGNIGGSLGETSALLLIIGGLYLLYRGVISWRIPFTYIGTVGVMILIFGGGVENTIYHLLAGGLMLGAFFMATDYASSPVTKKGQIIFGIGAGILTAVIRLKGGYPEGVSYSILLMNVTAPLIDKYTSPKVFGEVKQNA
- the rsxC gene encoding electron transport complex subunit RsxC: MNLRCFTFKGGIHPPHYKGYSEKAEIEKAEEPKVVIIPMQQHIGAPCEPIVKVGDRVKIGQKIGESKAFVSAPVHSSVSGTVKKVSPMDTPTGSGIMCVVIESDGVSEIYENVTPKGDIEQLSKEEIIGIIKEAGITGQGGAGFPTHVKLSPPPDKKIDAIILNGAECEPFLTADHRLMLEQPEKVIYGLKALMKAVGVNKGYIGIENNKPDAIKAMIKAAENETNIEVVALVAKYPQGDEKRLINAVTGRVVPSGGLPMDVGIIVNNVGTAYAVANAIQTGVPLVERVVTVTGSAINTPKNLLVKIGTPFKDIINQCGGSKETPGKIIMGGPMMGLAQFTDEVPVIKGTSGILVLNEKEARIPEPNPCIRCGKCVDICPVNLQPLFISQLSLKGKYDDTQKYHVLDCIECGSCSFICPSKRPLLQSIRVAKREVLAKRKKS